Within the Peromyscus maniculatus bairdii isolate BWxNUB_F1_BW_parent chromosome 2, HU_Pman_BW_mat_3.1, whole genome shotgun sequence genome, the region TCTCATATTGTGCATCACTTCCCTCACATTAGGTGGTGGTCTAGCCCAAAACATCTGCCTTTAAGATGAGTTTCTAACGGGGTAAACGAGTGACATCCTGTCCACTGGTGGGAGTCGGGGCAGGGATGGAGGTGTACACCTGACAAGTCACCAAGAGCCTGAAGCAGCTCTAGAGACATGCTCTTCATTTCACCGGGGACACCATGCAAGAAAACATGCAAAGATTTACACACCAAGttgtttactgctgtgggatgttctgtatgtcctgtgggagcccattctcaggttctttgtggcgttacccagcaggtccgtatagaggatgattaggaccatgggcctgagtgcaggtgtttgagatggtctgcacttggctgtgctgggggatggtctgtatgctctgattggttaataaataaaacctgatcggccgtggctaggcaggaaagataggtgggactaacagagaggagatataaaaggacagaaaggcagaaggagacgctgcagccgccgcaatgaccagagaggctgcagccgctgccatgaccagagacactgcagccgctgccatgaccagcagcatgtgaagacgccagtaagccaccagccacatggcaaggtatagatgtatggaaatggatcaatttaagataaaagcacagttagcaagataaggacagttggcaggaaacctgccacggccatacagtttgcaagcaatataagtgtctgtgtttatttggttgggtctgagcggctgtgggactggtgggtgacagagatttgtcctgactgtgggcaaggcggaaaaatcaagctacagtttACTACAGATGACGCAAAGACACTCGCACCCTTGACAGTCACATGAGAAGGGAGAAGGCAGCTATGCATCTGTACACAGGGCTACTGACTATTGTGACTGTGGGACAAGCCAAGTCTTCCCTCTGCATCTTAGTATGCTTAGtgcgccccccgcccccagatgCTTACAATAACCTACTTTTATATACACCAAGCACACTAGGGTGAAAGTCAGCCCCCACCCTTGCTATATGACCCCCACAGTGTCCGTGCCTCCCGACCATGCCGTACCTTTAGGATCTGGCTTTTATTTGCTCTTTTCTCTTCACTAGGTCTGGCCTGGGCTGTACCATTTTCTGTCTGGCCTTCCATGAGTCTGGAGCCGCTGCCTGCCTCCTCCAATGAAGGGTCACACTGCTTCGACACCTGGGCACTGGGCTCAAGGTTCTCCTCCGCATCTTCCAAAGAAAGGCATTTTGTTAAAGCCAAGAACCAACAGTTACACAAAGCAACCACAGTTACATGACTGCAGGATCCCGGGTCCCCAGATCCCTGGAGATGGAACTCGACTCTCAAGTCAATGGTCAGGAAGGATACAGGAAACATCTGGAGCCTCTGGCTGGCTCCAAGGCTCACAGCCAACTTCTGCCAGCAGTGTTTGTTCTCTCTGATgaactttaaaaagaatttttaggGATAAAGCATTCATTTGTATCCCAAATctagaacaaaacatgacctaACCCTACACTGTCCAATACAGTGGCCACAGCCACACATGGCTGCTAAGATTTTAAGTAACTAAAACTCACACACCATGCAGGCCCATCTCATCCTGCACATGCGCATTCCACCACACTGTGCAGCACAAACTGAGGCAGTGTTGCTCACGTCATGACTGGCGGATGCTGAGTGTGGACACTATAGTAATCATGGAGCCTGTGCATACCAGCTGGAGGGTGCCACCAGCATACCACTTGAAGCTTATTCACAATCTAGGTTGTGAACTTACTGTTTCCTTCCCCCTGGTTCATCTGAAGCATGGCGATTATTGCAGAGTCAATATTGTAATTTTCAGCTTCCAGGTTCTGGACTATTAAGTTAAAATCCTGttgaagaagcagagagacactcAAGACTCTGAATGTGTCACACTCACGAGCTCTGCTTCAGCAGCctgatacacacaaacaccaacaGAGGAACTGACGAGGCTCCAAGACCTCAACCACCAAGAAACATAATTTCAAACAAGGCCATCACATGCAGTAGCCATTCCAatgcatttataaataaattctcTTTATAAAGCTACAACTTTACTAGGGCAAATTTCTCTCAGAAAAAATTAAACCCACTCCTTAGGATTTTGAGCATTGATGGGTGACATCCAGCAAACAAGGGGAATTAATTAACAGCTCCCCACTCTCTTGGGCCTCTGGCAGGCCATCTATGGCATGGCAGCATCTGCTATGCTGGGGAAGGATACTAACTGAGTATCCAGCTGTGAggcatggggcgggggggggggggggggggggggaggatattAACTGAGCATCCAGCTGTGAGGCATGGCTGGGGGGAGGATACTAACTGAGCACCCAGCTGTGAggcatggggcgggggggggggggggatattaaCTGAGCATCCAGCTGTGAGGCATGGCTGGGGGGAGGATACTAACTGAGCATCCAGTCGCATTGCCAACTTTCTGGACAGCATCTTCCACTTCATCCCGTGGGCCATCTTCAAAGTCGACCCCTTTTGtcttgatcttttcttttttatttgctcCATCTTGATGAAGCATCTGGAACTAAAAGAAACAGCACAGGAACCATGGGCTCCAGCAAATTCCACTCAGCTCTCTAACACAGAAAGACACCTGAATCACAAACCAtccaaacacagaagaagaatTCTAGGAACAACCTCAAGAGCAGAGCAGCAGCTAGAATCACCCACACTGAGAATCCGGGACAGCCCTGAGTACAGAGCTGAGAGGAACCACTCAGGAAGAAGAGCAGCAAGGACCCAGGGTATTTAGACAGCAGTACTTGGGCAATCATGGCTGTGCCTGACAGcacacatctgtctgcctctgcttgctgAGTACAGAAGAGGGTCCCTGTGTTCACACCTGCCAAGCTACTGAACTTAAAATGCTAGCCTTGAAAAACACAAATATCCAACTCTCACCTGAGAGACGTgtgagtgtctctctctctctccccctcctatTTGCCCATCcacatgtgagctctcagctgttcctgctgccatgtctttgCTTTGTCACTATGGACTCTAACCCGTGGTTAGCATGGACTCTAAGCCCCAGACTAAACACTTTGTTTTatacattgcc harbors:
- the Otud3 gene encoding OTU domain-containing protein 3 isoform X2; translated protein: MMFLLRSMIRGTDKSSVRELHIAYRYGEHYDSVRRINDNSEAPAHLQTDFQMLHQDGANKKEKIKTKGVDFEDGPRDEVEDAVQKVGNATGCSDFNLIVQNLEAENYNIDSAIIAMLQMNQGEGNNAEENLEPSAQVSKQCDPSLEEAGSGSRLMEGQTENGTAQARPSEEKRANKSQILKVTNKQRREQQRLEKKRRQEERHRHKALESRDSHRDASRSEADANTQVTLVKTFAALNI